Below is a genomic region from Culicoides brevitarsis isolate CSIRO-B50_1 chromosome 2, AGI_CSIRO_Cbre_v1, whole genome shotgun sequence.
ttatgtctcctaaattaacttttaaattaaattttaaaatttttatttgattttttgtcaaatttaaataaaattcaacaaaaatcaattcttaCCTGTGTGAATTTTAACATGATTCGACAAAGTGCTAAGTTGTCGAAACTGTTTTGAGCAAAATGTACAGGAAAATGGCTTTTCAcctaaaaatacattaaaaattattcatccaCAGGTCGTTCCAAGCAAAAATCTCATCAAATCTTACCagtatgaatttttatgtgattcgTGAGTGTGCTCGACTGCCGAAACTCCTTCGAGCAGAAGGTACATTTGAAGGGTTTTTCACCTAAAAtcccgaaaaaaatcataaattcaaagaaaaattaaaatttttgacaaattctcaCCTGTATGGATTTTCATGTGATTGGTAAGGGTGCTCAGCTGTTTGAATTGTTTGTCGCACGTCGGACAGATAAACGGCTTTTCAGTACTTGTCATTGGCAATTTCATATCTTTCGTTACCCTAGACATTGATTCCtacgaaatttttctctctaaaTGGGTCACAACAAATTTGTGTCTTACGCGAgcgagaaacgaaaaaaaaaatcgtcgagTTTCTAAGGCGAGCACAGCTTGTGACGAGCGAGCGAGGCGAGGCCCAATCCAGTctttttggtaaaataaaaagtagttTGTTTGCTTGCGGCGACGACACTGGAATGGTGCAAAATTTGTCCGAATCTGCAAGaggaaagagaaaattttaagttcga
It encodes:
- the LOC134832205 gene encoding adult enhancer factor 1-like, producing MSRVTKDMKLPMTSTEKPFICPTCDKQFKQLSTLTNHMKIHTGEKPFKCTFCSKEFRQSSTLTNHIKIHTGEKPFSCTFCSKQFRQLSTLSNHVKIHTGEKPFECSFCQKQFRQSSTLNNHIKVHASEKFDSGINSVVTQCLDDVAALKVEAEYTN